The sequence below is a genomic window from Saccopteryx leptura isolate mSacLep1 chromosome 10, mSacLep1_pri_phased_curated, whole genome shotgun sequence.
CAGTAGTTCTTAAAGGTGTGGATCAGAACTGCCCAGAGGGCCTTTTTAGCCACACTTCCTTAAAACAACCTCATAAAACAACCTCAGCCTTGCTTCTATTTGGGGGAGGATGTGGAGAGTGCCTCGCTTTTATCGCTCAGGGCTGAACTGCCCAGCTTTCCTGACTCTGACTGGACACCCACCATCCTGGCCATCAGCACGGGGCTTCAGACAAAGGCCTATAAAGTGGCTTCTTTCCTTAATGGTTCCAGCGAACTGGAGAGACTTTCTGTTTCCCAACCCTCAAGTGGCCTCCGAATGTGAGAAGTTTATGgcttttgaaagaatttacaaagcaacacacacacacacacacacacacacacacacacacacacacacacacacaccgcccccATTTcttccttcacacacacacacacacaccccgcccccATTTCTTCCTTCATAGAAAAGCGAACTGACGGTTTGAAGGAAGGTGGCCGCCGGCCAGGGACAAACCTAGCCCTCCAAcatccccgcccccgcccccgccaagGAAGGAGGAGCGACGGCTACAATGGAGCCTCCTGCGGGCTTTGTGCGCGCTCGGAATCCAGCTGTCGCCGCCCCGCTGGAGGGTGCACAGTTCCGGGCCGCCCACCAGCCGGGTCGCATCTGCAGCCACTGCCCCGGCAGAGCCGAGAGCTGCTCCCGCCCACTCCGTGGCCGTCTGGTCCCAGTCGACCCTCGAAATGCCGGTCGACTTCACCGGGTACTGGAAGATGCTGGCCAACGAGAATTTCGAGGAGTACTTGCGCGCGCTCGGTAAGCCGCGGCTCGCCGAGCTCGGCCCGGGGGGCCCCTCCGAGCCCCACGAGGGGGCTCCTCCCCAGAGTATGCGCCGAAAGGGcgtctgcagccagggctcccagggtggccagcaggcttccaaTTGGAGGATGGGGGTTGTTAAGGTTCCTTGGTGGTAAATATCTAATAGTTGGCTCTAGACATGGATTACTTTGTTAAGAAAGCTGAGCTTGGTttcctagtttttgtttttaaagagtaaGCATAAGGGCGGAAACTTGGTTGccaagtttttcaaaaaaaaaaaaaaaaaaggaaagaaagaaaaagaaaaaggcacaaACTGGGTGTACACAGAGATAACTCAAGCGAGAGGAAACAGCAGCTGTTTCTCCCGGGAGAGCAAGCCCCTGGGGCCCCTCTACCTTACGAACAGCTCTCTGAGTATTTTGGCCAactctttgcctctctctgtcCCGGCATCCCTGCAGATGTCAATGTGGCCCTGCGCAAAATCGCCAACTTGCTGAAGCCAGACAAAGAGATCGTGCAGGAGGGAGACCATATGATCATCCGCACGCTGAGCACTTTTAGGAACTACATCATGGACTTCCAGGTGGGGAAGGAGTTTGAGGAGGATCTGACCGGCATAGACGACCGCAAGTGCATGGTGAGGATCTACCTATACCAGGGCATCTCCTGCCCGTGGGGCCTGGCCAAATGCTGCGCTAATTCATTTGAGAAGGGAGCAAGGGACCTTGGCACCCCAGCCCCCAAAGTAGGCAGTACCCACTCATCCAGCATCCCCCTCCGTCTATACCAGACGGTTATAGTTATAAAACTCCGTTTAGTTTCTACTGTATCCAGACAATGGGTCATGTTCCTAATCCTTCCAACAACCTTTGATAGAGGTATGAGTAcacccatttaacagatgagaaaacagccTCAAAGAGATGAAGTAACATGCCTGGAGCTGCACAACTAGGGAGGGGCCGGGCTGGAATTCCAAGCATGTTTGTTGCCTGTTCTCTGGCTGCACTCTGGGCtggtggaggaaagagagagcaggaagggaggaaataaagaaaaaacacaaggAGCCCTCCTGGAATGTAAACTTCCTATATGACCTAGCATGAAGCCACTCAAGGAAGCAAGGGGCACTGTGACCCTTGCCAGAAGCCTTCTGATCTGCCCCTTCCTGTCCCCAAGCCGGGCTTTGGCTCATGACCATCCCCTTTCCCACCTGTCTTCCACTGTGCCTGCTGAGCCTCCTCTGAACCTGGCAGCCAACACCTACTGGGAAGGTCAGCTCTTCTGTAGCTCAGGCCAGAGGATGCAGTAacgggaaggggagaggagggagacccCGCCCCCTGTTGTGGGAAGCTGGTGACCGGGAGACCCCAATTAGTGCTGTTACTGCAAACTCCAGAAGGTCAGCCCCAGCCTCCACCAACATTCTGAGGTTGCTGGGAGGTCAGGGTTCTCCCAGTCTCCCATTCGCAGGCTTGGGTGCAGGGCTAGCTTATGCTTATTGATGAGGCCCTCCCCCTTCCATCGTTTACTGGGAGTCTGCTGTATGCCCTGAACTGTGCACAGCCCAGTGAGGGAGGGATTCGTCACCCCATATTGTGCAATAACAGGCTCCACAAGGGAAGAGACTTGCAAGAGATGAGATTTGAACCCTAGGTCTTCGGAC
It includes:
- the RBP1 gene encoding LOW QUALITY PROTEIN: retinol-binding protein 1 (The sequence of the model RefSeq protein was modified relative to this genomic sequence to represent the inferred CDS: deleted 1 base in 1 codon); protein product: MEPPAGFVRARNPAVAAPLEGAQFRAAHQPGRICSHCPGRAESCSRPLVAVWSQSTLEMPVDFTGYWKMLANENFEEYLRALDVNVALRKIANLLKPDKEIVQEGDHMIIRTLSTFRNYIMDFQVGKEFEEDLTGIDDRKCMTTVSWDGDKLECVQKGEKEGRGWTQWIEGDELHLEMRVQGVVCKQVFKKVH